TTGTGAGAGGCATAACATTCACCATGAACAATGCGGAAAACTGATTGTAGCCACTGCTCCAGAGCAGATTGAGGGGCTGAATTTATTGTATGATCGGGCTGCTGCCAACGGGCTCGATGTTTCAAGAATTGGGCGGGAGGCTGCTCTGGAAATCGAACCCCATATCAATTGTATTGAAGCACTCCATGTCCCTTCCACTGGTATCGTGGACTTTAAGGTTGTGGCTGCAAAATATGTTGAACTGCTTGTGGAAATGGACGTCGACCTGATCCTTGATTGTGAAATTACGGATATTAAACAACAGGAGTGGGGGTATAGTCTCTCTACTTCCAGGAATATGTATCAAACAAAATATCTCATTGCAACCGTGGGGCTGTATTCAGATCGTATTGCCAGAGGTGCAGGTGTTGATCCTGGTATGAAAATCATTCCCTTTAGAGGGGAATACTGGCATCTAAAACAGAATAAGCGGTCACTGGTAAAAAATCTGATATATCCAGTTCCCAATCCCAAATTTCCATTTCTAGGTGTGCACATGACACGTCTCATTGATGGCAGCATCCATGCCGGCCCCAATGCGGTTCTGGCCTTTAGCCGTGAAGGCTATAGCTGGTTGAAGATCAATGGCAAAGATTTGTTTGAAACCCTGACCTTCCCCGGGTTTTGGAAATTGGCCGATTCATATCTTGGCGAAGGTTTTAAAGAAATGTATCGCTCCGTGGTGAAATCCGCGTTTCTCTCAAGTGTTCAAGAGCTTATACCTGAAATCGAATCCAATGATCTACAACGAGGTGCAGCGGGCGTTAGAGCTCAGGCCTTGCGATCTGATGGAACTCTGATCGATGACTTTGATCTCGTTGAGCAAAAGAATGGTATCTTTGTATTAAATGCCCCATCACCTGCAGCGACTGCCAGTCTGGAAATAGGCAAATACATCGCCAGGAAAATCTATTCTTCCAAATAAGCCGTATGCATCATCGGGTATACTTAAGTAGGGTCACATTGCCATCGGCAGCTGTACAAATCACTCGTTTCGAATCTATCACTTCAAGGGTGTTCACCAATCCATCACTGATTCTATGGCGCCAGACGAGATCTCCTGTAGTCCGCTCCATACAGAAAACACTTCCGTTATCTGTAGTGAAAAAGATATAACCGTCCTTCTCAATCATTGCATTTGGTGCGATGTCATACCCGAAGCCAATATGCTTTATCCAATCCAGGTTAAAGGTATCTCCTGCGGTTTTTACAGAGAGAACTGAATCCTGCATGGTTCTGGCGAAAACATTCAACCCGTCTTCAGTGATCCCAATGGATTCTCTTACTCTGTGGCCCGATTTACGCCAGATAGTCTCACCATTTGAGATATTGATGGCTGACATGACACGATCTGGTGCGACGATGTATAATTTATCATTAGCCACCACTGGCCAGCAGGCGGCAGGCGAGTATAATAATCCAGATCTTCCGTCGCTCCATCGCCACTCAAGATTCCCATTCCTTGCATTGAGGGCATAAATTGATTCATCCCAGGCACCATACATTATTTTGCCTTGAGCAAGAACAGGCTTGGTCTCTATGTATCCTGATCCATCGCTAAAGGTCCATTTCTTTTTTCCATTTCTAAGATTTAAAGCCTGAAAATCTCCATCGCCATTCCCCATGTACACTTTTCTTCCCTCCATGAGTGCCGAGCTGAAGACAGAGGCGCTACTTTTGACCTGCCAGAGCAATTCACCATTCCTGCTGGAAATGCAGGAAATGGTTGAATCAACAGATCCTACGACAACTCGTGTGCCCTGCACTGCAGGGGTTGAGTGAATGGCTCCTCCAGCTTGCCAACTCCAGTTCACATGACCACTTTCAATATCAAGGGCCAAAAGCTCGCCGGAAACTGTACTGATATACACCTGGTCATTCTCTACAGCAGGTGCTGACGTAATGAGTGATCCAGTCTTGTACTGCCAGATTATCTCAACCCCAGAGGTATCATTTTCTGAATAGTCAGGGTAAGGCAGACTGAGGGAATCCTGGGAGTTTTTATGACCCAGGGGAAGACGATGCCAGAAGTGGGTACTGTCTGCCAGGGGTATTCTTTCAGTAAAATTGGCATAGGCGGGATACAGATCTACGATGCTATAGCCCGTGGGTTGCTGGCCTCGTCTCAAAGTAGATCGACTCATGACTCCTGGAATGCCCTCATAGGATGTGGCCCGATTGGCATGACCATGTCCATGCAGTACTGCTTGAATATTATGGGGTCGCAAGACATCCCGGAGTGCGTGCCAATTGTCAATTGATGGATCCAGAGGATAGTGGAGGACGATAAATACTTTTTGTTCAGGATCAGGCAGAGATTTGAGGATTGATTTGACCCAGGAGATATCAGCTGGATCAAGGTAACCGGCACCCATTCGAAGCACAGGCCCCTGATGGATACCAATAAACCGGAATTCCCCAACTTCGACATTGAATCTATCTGCTCCCCACAACTGTTCGAAGCGTTGACCACCTGAAGAAGACCATTTCAGATCGTGATTGCCAGGAATGATGTAGTAGGGAATGCTGAGGCTATTTAAAATGGCTTTGGCCAGTTGTAGGTTTTGACCAACATCGAGCTCGGTAATGTCTCCAGATACTATAGCAAAAGTGATGCTATCATTCTTATTAATATCATGTACAACGATACTGAGATCTTCAGCACCAGTTCTTCCACCAACATGGGTATCGGTGAGCCAGGCAAATTTGATGGGAGCAGAAATTTCAGTCTGACCCAATAGTGTTCCAAAAGCGAAAATGAAAACAAGTGAGAGTCTGATGAGTAAAGCCATTATTAACCCCTTTTTAAGCAATATAATTCATTGAATTGGGTAGGGAAGCAGCAATATGGAAATTGTGCACAATCTCATTAATAATACTCTAATATGGCATATTCGCTCTTCGTGCTCCATATTGAGTTGATTTTCAATTTTGACCTGATCTTATAGCCATTAGATTCAAAGCTGAATAATTGTGTGAGGACCGACATTCATGAAGCTAACCGCTTTCAATGCTATTCATAAATCGCTTGGTGCCAAGATGGTACCCTTTGCCGGATACGAAATGCCCATTCAGTACGAGGGTATCATTGCTGAACATGAGAAGGTGCGAAATCAGGCAGGGTTATTTGATGTCTCCCATATGGGAGAATTCTGGGTAACAGGAGAACAAGCACTGGAATTCGTTGAATATGCCACTGCAAACAATGTGGCATCAATGGAAAAAGGCCAGGTCCAATATTCTACCATGTGCCTTGAAAATGGCGGTATTGTTGACGATCTTCTCATTTACCGGTTTGCAGATCGTTTTATGCTGGTTGTAAATGCCTCCAATCTGGAAAAGGACTGGAACCATCTTTCCGATCTGGTGCAGAAATTTCAGGATGTGCAACTCACCAATGGCTCAGATGGAATCGCCCTACTGGCACTTCAAGGACCTGAATCAAAAAATATCCTGTCCAAATTGACCTCAGGTAATCTTGATAGTCTTGAATTTTACCATTTTGCCATAGGTGATGTGAATGGGTTACCCATGCTCATCTCAAGAACTGGCTACACAGGTGAATTGGGCTACGAACTGTACCATGATCCTGAGGAGTCAGAACAACTCTGGGCTGCTTTGATGGAAGCAGGTGCAGAATATGGGTTGTCACCCATTGGCCTGGGTGCCCGTGATACGCTAAGGATGGAGATGAAGTTCTGTCTTTATGGAAATGATATTGATGAAACCACCACACCGCTGGAAGCCCGACTGGGTTGGGCCACTGATTTGGAGCATGGGGATTTTCTCGGTCGTGATGCACTAATAAAGCAGAAAGAAGCAGGTCTCACACGTTTTCTTGTTGCTTTCGAAATGATGGATCGGGGCCTCCCACGCCACGGATACGAAATTTATGCAGGGGATGAGAAGGTGGGTGTGGTCACATCAGGTGGTCAGAGTCCATCTTTGAAAAAGGGCATTGGACTGGCATATATTGATAAACCTCACCAGAAAGTGAACACGACTCTCAGTATTGATATTAGAGGACGTCGTCTGGCCATCAAAGTCATCAAACCACCGTTTATAAATAAGAAAACCAATTGAATCCATGGTAGTCAAAAAGAAGCAAATTAGTCTGGAAGAAAAAAGTCGCGAGATTCTTGGAATACTCACCATGGTAGTGGGTCTGTTTGTACTCCTCAGTCTGGTGAGTCATGAGCCCACTGAAGAATTAAGCATCATGCCAGGTGTACATTTCCACAATTGGATGGGGTATGCCGGTATTTTTATCTCCTGGGCGTTATTCAAAATGTTCCTGGGATGGGGATCAATTGTCATTGCCCTATTAATTGGTGTCTGGGGCTATGTTGTTTTTACTGATAAAGATTTTCAGCCTGTTTTCAGGTTTACGGGGTATAGTTTTGCCACCACTCTGATCCTCATGACCCTCTTTGCCCTGATCGCCGAGAAAAGTGGCATGACTTCAGATCAATTATTCAGACACTCCGGGTATCTCACAGTTAGCATCAGTCAACTCATAAAAGATTTTCTGGGTTTCCCGGGTTCAGTTCTCATCCTGTTTAGTATTGGTATTGTGACCGTCCAGGCCTGGCGCGGATTTTCATTCCGTCGTGTCAATGATTGGATCGAAGATCGACTCTCTGAGCTGCGTAACAAGCTCAAGATGGCCAGTAAGAAGCGAGCCAAGGTGAAGGACCTTAAAGAGAGGGCACAGGCCCCTATCCAGCGTGAAGAGGAGCGCGTTGCTCCAATAAGATCTACATCTGACCCAGTTCCCGAACCAGTCGGGGAAACAGCTCCACCACCGATTCAGCGTGAAGAAATGCCGCCTGGGAATTTGGGGAAAGCGGAGCAAACCACTTTGAGGCCCAATGAAATAGAAATTGAAGCTGCCATAATTGAAGATCAAGTAGACTACGATGAGACTCAGGTTCGGGTCCCCAAACGGGAGTATAAACTGCCCTCAGTCGATTTGCTCATGGAACCACCGCCAACTTCTGCTGGCCAATCAAAAGATATTCTACTGCGTAAGGCTGAATTGTTGATTCAGACATTGGAGACCTTTGGTGTGGATGGTCGTGTGACCAATATTGCCCCTGGTCCCGTCATCACAAGATATGAGGTGGAACCAGGTCCTGGTATCCGGGTATCGAAAATTGCAAATCTCTCTGATGATATTGCCAGAGTTATGGAAGCACAGAGCGTCCGTATCATTGCACCAATTCCTGGTAAAAATTCTGTGGGAATTGAGCTCCCCAATGATGAACCGGAAATTGTGTATTTCAAAAGTGGTATCAATTCACCAAAATTCTCTGAGCCTGCCTCCGTATTAACAATTGCCCTTGGCAAGACCACAGCTGGTGAAATATTTGTGGCAGATCTGGCCAAGATGCCTCACCTCCTGGTCGCTGGCGCCACCGGCTCAGGTAAATCTGTCTGTATTAACACCATTATTACTTCCCTTCTATATCGTGCACGTCCTGATCAGGTGAAGTTCATTATGATTGACCCCAAGAAGTTGGAGTTATCCACCTATAAGCGCCTCCAGGGCTATCATCTGATTACCAGTGAGTCCATAGACGAATATGTGATTACAACTCCGAAAAATGCCATTCATGCGTTGCGTTCCGCGGAGTTGGAAATGGAGAAACGCTATAATCTGCTTTCCAAGAAAACGGTTCGCAATATTGATCAATACAATGAACGCGCCACTGGCAAGGATGGCTATGTTCATCTGCCATATATCGTTGTATTAGTCGATGAGCTGGCTGATTTGATGATCACAGCAGGCAAGGAAATTGAGGAGCCAATAGCACGTCTGGCCCAGATGGCTCGTGCTGTGGGTATTCATCTCGTCATTGCCACTCAAAGGCCTTCTGTTGATGTCATTACTGGTGTGATAAAAGCAAACTTCCCAACTCGTATTGCCTTTAAGGTGGCTCAGAAAAATGATTCAAGAACCATTCTGGATCAAAATGGTGCCGAAAAACTATTGGGGAATGGTGATATGCTCTTCCTGGCTCCTGGAGCTCCGGCACCAGTACGTTTACACAACGCCTTTGTCACCCTCGAAGAAATTGAGGATGTCCTGGATCATATTCAGGATCAGCCCAAACCAGAAGAACAACTTCTACCCGGTATCGTTGATGAGCAGGATCCCACCATTGCCGGAACGGAAGGTGGGGGAGAACTTGATCCCTTATTTGATGAGGCCTATCGTCTGGTAGTTCTCCATCAGCAAGGTTCTGTGAGTATGATTCAAAGACGACTTCGAGTTGGTTATGCCCGAGCTGGTCGACTCATTGATGAGCTCGAACGTGCTGGAATTGTTGGACCCAACACTGGCAGTAAAGCTCGTGATGTCCTGGTTGGACCAGAAGTCCTGGACAACCCTTCATTTGATGAAGATATCCTTGATGATTAAGTCAGGAGCCTCCTCTCGTATGAAATATTATCGATTGCATGTCAGCCTACTGTGGCTGGTGACTTTTATATCCTTGAGTAATTCACTATCTGCAGCCCAACCGCCCAAGGAACTTGCTAAAATTATAGATCACTTTATGAATCTGGAAACTACCAGTGTAAAAATCAACCAGGTCATTGATTGGCGGTTTTCAGATAAAAGTGACACGGTTAGAATTCAAATGGATATTCGGGGTGGTAGAAATTTTCACGTCATGCTTGCCGATTTCGGGATGGAAATATTTGTGACTGAAAATGAGATGATTACAGTCAACCATAGCAGGCATCAAATTTTATACGAGAATGCATCTCCTGATGCATTGCTGAAGCAATTATTTGTCGGGGGTGATCTAAATTCGGCCCGCCTTAAAGGGGAGAAAAAGTTAAGCGATTCTAGGCGCAGACTCAATTTCCAGTTTGCAGATGATTTTTCTGATTGGGAAAGTCTGGCAGTGGTTCTTGGCCAGGGTGACGATTTGGAAAAGCTAATTCTGGTCGACTATGATGGCAATAAATACATCATCTCGCTGAGCTATTTAGAAAGCTACGAAGGATTTACCATTCCAATTATGGGTGAGGATTATCTGCATTATCAAATTGCGGATCTGAGGGGAAAATAGTGCAGATCGTTGGTTTGATAAAAGAACACCCGCTAAAGTTTATAACCTCCATCGCCGTGAGTTTAGGACTAGTCTATTATTCATTCAAGGACCTTGAATGGGAACCCTTCTGGCAGGCTATCTTATCCATAAATTATTGGCTTTTTGCTTCAGGTGCCTTGCTACTAGTCCTTAGCAATGTGGTGCGCGCTGCACGCTGGAAAATTTTACTTAGCCCACAAAGAACAATTAAAACCAAACACTTATTTGAAGCCACGATGATGGGCTATATGGGAAACAATGTGCTCCCCTTTAGACTAGGGGAAGTGTTAAGAGCCATGGTGGTATCCAAGCGACATCATCTGAAAGTCAGTGGTGTGGGAGCTTCCATCGTTGTGGAGCGCAGTTTAGATATGTTTTCATTTCTCATCCTGGCTGGCATCTATGCTACTCTGGTTCCAACGTTTGAGTCTGCACGCCTTCTGGCTATGCTGGGGCTGGGTGCCCTCCTCATGATCATCATATTGGGTTTTTGGGTCAACCGCCAGCATGAAAAGTTCCAGGTTCGTATTGAGGCATGGAGTCAGCGTTTTATCGATGGAGGGCATCCTAAAAGAGCTGAACATCTCCTATCAATATTTAGAGGACTGGAGACCTTGTGGCATATGCCAAAACCCTTCCAGGTAGTCCTTCAAACTGGTTTTCTGTGGTTGCTCTATTTTATGGTCACTTTTCTAGCGCTGGCCGCTTTTGATTTCGGACTTGATCTGGTAGATCTGTGGAAGGTCTCATCCATTCTGCTTGTTTTCACGACCCTATCCTTATCTGTTCCTGCTGCACCTGGTTATGTTGGTACCTATCATGGGGCGGTTTTGGCAGCACTGATGATATTTAATATTGACAATGATGCAGCCAAAGCTTTCGCCATCGTTATGCATCTTATGAACTACTTATTATATACACCCATGGGAGCCTGGTATCTCATGAAAGCTGGTTTGACATTAGATCTGGCTAAGGGTCAAGAAGAAGTCACGGATTGAAGATAAATTTCCAGCAGTCCCGAGTTTTGAAATAAATCAAGATTATGGGCTGCACAGACTAAAAATAACTTTACCCAGGTGTGTCTGAGCTCCATTCCTTGCTTGACAGTTTGGGACTCAGCAATTAGCATTGAAGGCTAAATTTTAAACACACAAGCTCAGTGTATATCCATGTGTTAGATAATCGACGTTTCATCGTTTATGTTTCTGGATTCCTGGGGGATGAATAACTTGGACAAAGGAGCACCTTATGAATGAATTAAACCTGACTGCAAATCTCATTTTGCGTAAGCACAAAGAGCAGAGTGCACTGCCAGTGCGTGAACGTGATTGGGAAAAGATTGAAGAACTTGTCTCAAAAATAAATTCTGTAAACTCAATGTTTCAGATTCTAGCTTCTCTGGTATTTGGGGTGTCCTTCTCAATCGTTACCCTCCTTGTCCTCATGTGGGTTGGTGGCACAGGGATAGAGTCTGCTGCTACAATCACTGGTAATTTTGTCGTGTCCGTCATTGTGGGAATAGCCATAGCGTTAACCATTTTGGCGAGACAACAACGAGCGAATGTTGCCAAAGCCATCGATGTGGTTCTCAATGAAATGGATCTGGTTCAGAAGGAGTTTAGTCCAGTAAGCATGGCTACCGAAGTGACTGAAGAAGTCAAGGATTCCAGTACATCCGTCGCCGATCAATTCCTGAAATAGGAATAAGACCGCCAAGTCCTTTATTTTATTAGAAAAGAATGTTTAAAAAAGGTGGTAAATCTGCTTGCTCACGCATAGGCGGGCAGTTATTTTCGCACGCTTTTTCGCATCTTAGTTGGTGCCACAGGAGGACTACGCTTTGTTTTTGAGCAATTAATACTCAAAGGTGATCTAAAGTGCTCGTTGTGAATGAAAAGATTGAAGTAGGGTGATTAGCTTCCGTCTACGTCTAGCGACTACGCCAGACAGGCAGGTGGTTAGAGTACTTGTCCCGACATGAATGTCAGGAGAGTCTTGGAGCCGAGTTTTTTAAAAGAAGGGCGATACTGGTACTAACATTACAGTAGAACCCGGGGAATAAGATTTAAGTAGGGTGATTAGCTCAGGTGGTTAGAGTACTTGCTTGACATGCAAGGAGTCACTGGTTCGAGTCCAGTATCGCCCACAGGATATGAACGCGAATGGGAATATACAGATCACATACCCAGATGGCCGTACTGAAGAGTTGCCGTCCGGGATTCGTGCGTTCGAAATTGCCCAGGGGATAAGTCCTCAATTCGAGAAACAACTCATCGCTGCAAGCATCAATGGTAGAGTGGTTGATCTGGCAACGGTGATCACTGAAGATTCTTCAGTTAACTTTCTCAAAAGAACGGATGCTGAAGCTCACGAAATTTTGCTTCACAGTACCTCCCACATTATGGCCCAGGCTGTCAAACGCCTTTATCCTGAAGTAAAGGTGACCATTGGTCCTTCCATAGAGAATGGATTCTATTACGATTTCGATATTGAGAGCCCCTTTACTGATGACCAGCTCGTTGCGATTGAAACTGAAATGCAGAAAATCATTGATGAAGATTTACCTGTTAAGAGATTAGAGCTTTCACGGGATGAGGCAATCAAACGCTTTGAAGCCATGAATGAAACGTATAAAGTCGAAATAATCTCTGAGTTACCAGAAGATGAGATCATTTCAGCTTATGAACAGGGAGAGTTTATTGATCTCTGTCGTGGTCCCCACTTGCCTTCAACTAAACGTGCAGGTGCATTTAAACTCTTGAGTGTGGCTGGAGCGTATTGGCGTGGAAATGAAAATAACCGCATGTTGTCTCGAATTTATGGAACAGCATTTCCGGAAAAAAAAGCACTTAAGAAATACCTCAACCTGCTGGAAGAAGCCAAGAAGCGCGATCATCGTCGCCTGGGTAAGGAATTGGGCTGGTTCAGTTTTCATAAAGAATCACCAGCCAACGCCTTCTTCCATCCCAAAGGCACACAGATATACAACGGAATTGTGGATTACCTGCGTGAGAGTAATATCCGCTATGGATATGAGGAGGTTGGGACACCTCTGATCCTCTCTGAGGAATTGTGGCATCGCAGTGGTCACTGGGATAATTATGGTGATAATATGTATTTCACCAAGGTTGACGATCGTGATTTCGCTGTGAAACCCATGAATTGTCCAGGCCACCTCTTGATCTTTGGTGATTCTGCTCATTCCTACCGGGAATTCCCCATCCGCATGGCAGAATTCGGCCGGGTGCATCGTCACGAGCGCTCAGGTGTGACTCACGGGTTATTTCGGGTCCGTACTTTTGTACAGGATGATGCACATATCTTCTGTACTGAAGCACAAATCCATGATGAGGTAAGTCTGGTACTTGAACAAATATTTGAGACCTACCATGCTTTTGGATTCGACGATGTTCATGTTGAACTCTCCACAAAACCAGCCAAGGCTATTGGTTCTGCTGAAACCTGGACCAAGAGTGAAGCCATTCTACAAAAGGTGTTGGAAGATAATGAGATCGACTATCAGTTGAATCCTGGTGATGGTGCCTTCTATGGCCCTAAAATTGACTTCCATATCAAGGATTCTTTGAACCGAAGCTGGCAATGCGGCACCTGTCAGCTGGATTTCTCCATGCCAGAACGCTTTGAGTTGGAGTACACAGGTGAGGATGGTGCTTCCCACCGTCCTGTCATGCTCCATAGAGCTGTCGTTGGAAGCCTGGAACGTTTTATGGGTATCCTGATTGAGAATTATGCCGCCCGTTTGCCGGTGTGGTTGGCTCCTGTGCAAGTCAAGGTGATCCCCATTGCGGATCGTCATGAAGACTACGCCCAGGAAGTCGTTGCTCAATTGAAATCCGCTGGAATTCGTGTAGAAGCCAACTGGAAAAATGAAAAAATTGGTCAGAAAATTCGTCAAGCAGAGCTTGAAAAGGTTCCATATATGTTTATCCTTGGGGACCGAGAGGTTGAAGAGAGCAAAATTAGTGTTCGTCGTCACGGTGTCGGAGATTTAGGCAGCGTTGACCTTGCTGAAGTGAGCGAACGTATTTTAGGTGAAATAAGGGAGAGAATAGATCAAAAAGTATAAGGTATACGCTAAGGAGGATGAACTCCGCATCAATGATGAGATTGACACCCCAGAGGTTTTACTCGTGGATGAAAACGGTGAACAAGCAGGATTAGTAACCATCCAAGAGGCCCTGGAAAGAGCAGAAAATGCCGAACTAGATCTGGTAGAAGTCGCCCCAAACGCCAAGCCTCCAGTCTGTAAGCTTATGGATTACAGCAAGTACAAGTATGAAAAGGCTAAGAAAGCCAAAGAGGCAAAGAAAAAACAAAAAATTATTCAGAACAAAGAAGTGCGCTTCAGACCGAATATTGAGGATCATGATCTTCAGACAAAGGTCAACAAAGCACGAGAATTTCTGGACGATGGAGATAGAGTAAAAATAACGATCATGTTTAGAGGCCGGGAAATGGCTTATCTGGATCGTGGACCATTACTCATGACAAAAATCATGAGTCATCTCGGTGAAGATGTGAACATGGAATATACCCCGACTATGGAAGGTAGATTCCTTACCACTGTAGTCACCTTGAAGAAGTGAGGTAATGAGATATGCCCAAAATGAAATCAAATCGTGCTGCTAAAAAGCGCTTCAAGCTAACCGGTAAAGGTAAAGTGAAGAGAAACAAGGCTTTCACCAGTCACATGCAGAACAACAAATCACAGAAGCAGAAAAGAAAACTTCGCAAATCCGGTCTTTTGACAGGTGGCGATGCTGCTAAAGTGAAAAAAGCGATATCCGCTTAAGTACTAGGAGTTACAATGCCAAAAGCAAACAGTGCTGTCACCCGTAAAAAACGGCACAAAAAATATTTAAAGGCTGCCAAGGGTTACTATGGTGCCCGTTCACGTCTGTATAGAACAGCACGTGAGACTGTTGAACGCGCCTGGGTTTATGCCTACAGAGATCGTAAAGATCGGAAACGTCAATTTCGTCGTTTGTGGATAGCCAGAATTAACGCTGCTGCTCGTTTGAACGGCCTGAGTTATTCCAAATTGATGAATGGTTTAAAGAAAAGTAGTATTGACCTCAATCGTAAAATGTTAGCTGAAATCGCTGTTACAGATCCAGTTGGTTTCGCTTCGATTGTAGCAAAAACTAAATAAACCACAGTTAGGATCGCGTATGTCGCTTTTCAAAAAAGTCGACGAATTACGCTCGGAATTCAAGCAAGCGTTGGCATCAAGTCCAGCGCTTTCTGATTTAGAGCGGATTAGACAAGAATTCCTGGGTCGCAAAGGTGTAATTAACGACCTCTTCAAAAAGATGAAAGAGGTTGAAGCTGAACGTCGTGGTGAATTTGGCGGTGTGATCAATCAGCTCAAACAGGACATCCATGATCACATAGAGGCTAGCATCAATGAACAGCGTGGTGATGTTCAGGCAATCAGTTCAGTTGATGTCACTTTACCAGGTGTGATCTACGAA
The sequence above is a segment of the Candidatus Neomarinimicrobiota bacterium genome. Coding sequences within it:
- the gcvT gene encoding glycine cleavage system aminomethyltransferase GcvT, whose amino-acid sequence is MKLTAFNAIHKSLGAKMVPFAGYEMPIQYEGIIAEHEKVRNQAGLFDVSHMGEFWVTGEQALEFVEYATANNVASMEKGQVQYSTMCLENGGIVDDLLIYRFADRFMLVVNASNLEKDWNHLSDLVQKFQDVQLTNGSDGIALLALQGPESKNILSKLTSGNLDSLEFYHFAIGDVNGLPMLISRTGYTGELGYELYHDPEESEQLWAALMEAGAEYGLSPIGLGARDTLRMEMKFCLYGNDIDETTTPLEARLGWATDLEHGDFLGRDALIKQKEAGLTRFLVAFEMMDRGLPRHGYEIYAGDEKVGVVTSGGQSPSLKKGIGLAYIDKPHQKVNTTLSIDIRGRRLAIKVIKPPFINKKTN
- the lhgO gene encoding L-2-hydroxyglutarate oxidase; the protein is MIYDKIIIGGGIVGLATALAVKERDPDCKLAILEKESDWTLHQSSRNSGVIHAGVYYKPGSKKARFALAGNASMMAFCERHNIHHEQCGKLIVATAPEQIEGLNLLYDRAAANGLDVSRIGREAALEIEPHINCIEALHVPSTGIVDFKVVAAKYVELLVEMDVDLILDCEITDIKQQEWGYSLSTSRNMYQTKYLIATVGLYSDRIARGAGVDPGMKIIPFRGEYWHLKQNKRSLVKNLIYPVPNPKFPFLGVHMTRLIDGSIHAGPNAVLAFSREGYSWLKINGKDLFETLTFPGFWKLADSYLGEGFKEMYRSVVKSAFLSSVQELIPEIESNDLQRGAAGVRAQALRSDGTLIDDFDLVEQKNGIFVLNAPSPAATASLEIGKYIARKIYSSK
- a CDS encoding PQQ-binding-like beta-propeller repeat protein, which translates into the protein MALLIRLSLVFIFAFGTLLGQTEISAPIKFAWLTDTHVGGRTGAEDLSIVVHDINKNDSITFAIVSGDITELDVGQNLQLAKAILNSLSIPYYIIPGNHDLKWSSSGGQRFEQLWGADRFNVEVGEFRFIGIHQGPVLRMGAGYLDPADISWVKSILKSLPDPEQKVFIVLHYPLDPSIDNWHALRDVLRPHNIQAVLHGHGHANRATSYEGIPGVMSRSTLRRGQQPTGYSIVDLYPAYANFTERIPLADSTHFWHRLPLGHKNSQDSLSLPYPDYSENDTSGVEIIWQYKTGSLITSAPAVENDQVYISTVSGELLALDIESGHVNWSWQAGGAIHSTPAVQGTRVVVGSVDSTISCISSRNGELLWQVKSSASVFSSALMEGRKVYMGNGDGDFQALNLRNGKKKWTFSDGSGYIETKPVLAQGKIMYGAWDESIYALNARNGNLEWRWSDGRSGLLYSPAACWPVVANDKLYIVAPDRVMSAINISNGETIWRKSGHRVRESIGITEDGLNVFARTMQDSVLSVKTAGDTFNLDWIKHIGFGYDIAPNAMIEKDGYIFFTTDNGSVFCMERTTGDLVWRHRISDGLVNTLEVIDSKRVICTAADGNVTLLKYTR
- a CDS encoding DNA translocase FtsK; translation: MVVKKKQISLEEKSREILGILTMVVGLFVLLSLVSHEPTEELSIMPGVHFHNWMGYAGIFISWALFKMFLGWGSIVIALLIGVWGYVVFTDKDFQPVFRFTGYSFATTLILMTLFALIAEKSGMTSDQLFRHSGYLTVSISQLIKDFLGFPGSVLILFSIGIVTVQAWRGFSFRRVNDWIEDRLSELRNKLKMASKKRAKVKDLKERAQAPIQREEERVAPIRSTSDPVPEPVGETAPPPIQREEMPPGNLGKAEQTTLRPNEIEIEAAIIEDQVDYDETQVRVPKREYKLPSVDLLMEPPPTSAGQSKDILLRKAELLIQTLETFGVDGRVTNIAPGPVITRYEVEPGPGIRVSKIANLSDDIARVMEAQSVRIIAPIPGKNSVGIELPNDEPEIVYFKSGINSPKFSEPASVLTIALGKTTAGEIFVADLAKMPHLLVAGATGSGKSVCINTIITSLLYRARPDQVKFIMIDPKKLELSTYKRLQGYHLITSESIDEYVITTPKNAIHALRSAELEMEKRYNLLSKKTVRNIDQYNERATGKDGYVHLPYIVVLVDELADLMITAGKEIEEPIARLAQMARAVGIHLVIATQRPSVDVITGVIKANFPTRIAFKVAQKNDSRTILDQNGAEKLLGNGDMLFLAPGAPAPVRLHNAFVTLEEIEDVLDHIQDQPKPEEQLLPGIVDEQDPTIAGTEGGGELDPLFDEAYRLVVLHQQGSVSMIQRRLRVGYARAGRLIDELERAGIVGPNTGSKARDVLVGPEVLDNPSFDEDILDD
- a CDS encoding flippase-like domain-containing protein; the protein is MQIVGLIKEHPLKFITSIAVSLGLVYYSFKDLEWEPFWQAILSINYWLFASGALLLVLSNVVRAARWKILLSPQRTIKTKHLFEATMMGYMGNNVLPFRLGEVLRAMVVSKRHHLKVSGVGASIVVERSLDMFSFLILAGIYATLVPTFESARLLAMLGLGALLMIIILGFWVNRQHEKFQVRIEAWSQRFIDGGHPKRAEHLLSIFRGLETLWHMPKPFQVVLQTGFLWLLYFMVTFLALAAFDFGLDLVDLWKVSSILLVFTTLSLSVPAAPGYVGTYHGAVLAALMIFNIDNDAAKAFAIVMHLMNYLLYTPMGAWYLMKAGLTLDLAKGQEEVTD